ACTGTCGAACTGCAAGTGCTGACCGTGACGGAAGCCTCCGCCAGCCAGAAGGATGGGCATGTTCTTTGTGTCGTGGCTGCTGGCGTTACCGAGGTTCGATCCGAACAACACCATCGTGCTGTCCAACAGAGTCGATCCGCCTTCTTGAGACGCCGTAAGTTTGCTGAGGAACCGGCCAAGCGATTTGATCATTTCAGTTTCCACAATCGTCAGCTGTTCAATCTTGGTCGGATCCTTGCCGTGATGAGACAGCATGTGATAATCCGTGTCGACTCCGGGAATCGTCGGCACGGCGTTCATGCCCGTGTCGTAGAAGGTGATGAAGCGAGTCGAATCGGTTTCCAAAGCCAGATGCATCATGTCGTATATCAGATCGGCTCGTTCAATCATCTTTGTGCGGTCCGGTTCGTCACGTGGCGCGGCAACGTCAACTTTTGGCTTCGGCCGGTGCTCCCACGCTTCGGCCTTCACCAGACGTTGCTCGGCTTCGCGAACGGCATTGAAGTATTGGTCGATCTTGTCACGATCGCGGCCGCTTAGTTTCTGCTGCATGCGGTTCGCTTTGTCCATCACCACATCCAACACGCTTTGTCCATCTTTCAGTCGCTGGACCTGGTGAGCCTTTTCCGACGGTTTGCCTTCGAGAAACAATTGTTTGAAAACTCGGGATGGAAAACTGGTGGCAGGAATTTCAACGCCGGAACGGGACCACGACAAGCCGGGACCGGAACTCGTCAGCGACAGTGAACGAAAACGCGTTTCTGCGCCCAGTCGGTCAGCGGCGTACTGGTCCAGTGAAATGGAGTTCTGAAAACCAGCACTGTTCGGGTGTTTGGCCGCTGTCAGAAACGATTTGCCCGATGCATGTCCGCCTCCGACTTCGGGATGACTGCTGCCGGAAATAAACGTGAAGTTGTCACGATGCTCTTTCAAAACTTGTAGGTACGTGGGAAGTTCGTAGTCACGACCAGCTTGTTGCGGAACGATATTTGGCCCGTGCAGCCCAAGCCCCACGTTCACAGCGACCATGCGTCGCCTGCTCGTGGCCGTGTCGGAAAACGCAGCGGGTTGAGTCGCCTCCAGCAGCGGGAGACTAACGGCAACGCCGGATGCTTGAAGCAAAGTTCGTCGAGTGAGTGATGGCATGAAACTTCTTTCGGACTTTTTCGTTGCTCGGTTGCTCTTTAATCAAAGGCCACGGAGCAACCGTTGGCTGTGTGACGGCGAGGCACGCATGGTCATGGTCTTTGCAACAAATCGCTCTGGACAACTTCATGCACCAACGTGCGGAAGCCGTAATTTTGGGCAGCGATGTTCTTCACGATTTGTTCAATCACAAGGCGATCCGAAAAACCAACGCGACGACCCAGGGCGTACGTGATGAGTTTTTCTGTGAGACCTCGGGCGATTGATTCCTGGTCCTGTAAGAGGATTTGCTTAAGCTCGCGAATGTTGCGAAAGGCCGTGCCATCCGGAGTTTGGCCTGTTGCATCGACCGGCCGCCCGATCCGATATCGCACCCAGGCGAACGTGTTTGGATCCTGCCCGAAGCTCGGACGTTCGCCTTCGCCCAGTGTTCGATAACGGTCTCGATAGCCACCGATCACGTCAAAGTTTTCCAACGCAAAGCCGGCCGGATCGATCTTGTTGTGGCATGCTGCACACGATTCCACGTTTCGGTGTTTCGCAAGCTGTTCTCGCAGCGTCGTCGCACCGCGAATATCAGGTTCGACGGATCCGACGTTTGATGGCGGCGGAGAAACATGCTGCCCCATGATGTTCTCCAGCACCCACATGCCTCGAGTGACCGGCGACGTATTCGTGCCGTTGGCCGTGACCTTCAACACGCTGGCTTGAGTCAGGACTCCGCCTCGCACGCTGTCTTCGGGCAAGTCAACCTTGCGGTAAATCGTATGGCCATGGATACCGGGGATGTTGTAGTGCTTCGCGAGGCGTTCGTTCAGAAACGTGAAGTCGGAGTCGACGAAGTTCATCAGGCTTAGGTTCTGGTGCAACACTTCGTTGAAGAACAGGCGAGTTTCTTCGATCATTGAAATCTGCAGTAATTCGTCGAATTCAGGATACAAGTTCGCATCTGGCGATGTGAAATTGATGTCTCGCAAGTCCAGCCATTGCCCCACGAAATTTTCTGTGAAGGCTTTCGAGCGGTCATCTTTCAACAGGCGTTCGACCTGTTGTTGCAACACCTCGGCGTCGTTCAAACTGCCCGCGTCGGCTAGAGCCAGCAGTTCGTCGTCCGGCAAGGACGACCACAGGAAGTATGACAGCCGAGAGGCAATCGCGTGTTGGCTGATCTGTTCGGTGGCCGGCTCATCTAAAAACAGAAACTCGGGCGAACACAGGATCGCTTTCAACGCCAGCCTTAAAGCGCCTTCGAAACTCCGGTCTGCCGCCAACGCTGATTCGACCAAATCGAAGTATGGTGTCATTTCTTCAGCGGAAACCGGGCGACGAAAGGCTTTGGGAGTAATGCGATTCAGAATTTGCTTTGCATCGTCCAGGGTCGCAATTTCCGGATCAACGTCGCCAAACAGCGCTGCACGGCTGGGTGGCGGCCATTCTTCCAATGGGCCTTCGATGGTGATATCGCCGATTTCAAGCCCGGGCTCAGGGTAAGTGTCGGCATCTTTGCGAGTATCGCGCGTTCCGTAACACTTTGGTTGAAAGGTCCCGTTGTCTTCAACCAGGCGATCGGTAAATTGAATTGTTGTCCATTCCGGCGGAACGTCGTAATACCCGACGACGTGTTTTTCTCGCCGCCCAACGATCGTGTCGCCACCGTAAATTCGCAAGGTCACCGGTTTGTCACTCTGAATGGCTCGCACCTGCAGCGTTCCGCGGTAGGTGCCGGCAGGCGGGCGTTCGCGAGCGAAATTCACCAGATTGGTGGGGCAGTAGTTCGATTGGAATATGACCAACCCTTTGTCCGTTCGGCGAAACATTTTTCCAATCTGTTTGGCATTAAACAGCTTGCCATCGTGAGTCGACTGCGTTGCGAGGTTGGTTTTGTGTTGAATGTACTTTGGCTTCTTTGATGGACCAAACACAGCGTCCAGCACAATATCCGCCGCCTCTAAATACGCCTGAGCTGCCTCAGCCGAAACCGCCAGTCCTTCGCCAACGTTGTCAAAGCCAGATGTGGACGTGTCCTGGGGCAGAGTCTGGTTCACGACGACGAAGATGCCAAACAGATCGCGAACCGTGTTCTCGTACTCGATCCGATTCAAACGCCGGAATACGACATCGTTCTGCCGCCGATGGGCCATCGTTAAGGCGTCGCTCAAAATGTTGAGCGTGTTCTTGACTTCCGCAGGTTTGGGGCGAAGCTGGCCTTTCGGCGGCATTTCGCCATTCGCAATGCGATCGTGAATCAGCGTCCATCGCCGCGTTGCTTCCGCGTCCGAGAGCTCCGTTTTCAAGGCTGACAAATCGAGTTCACCGTCGCCGTCGGAGTCGCCGTGACAGTCCAGGCAATGAGCTGTAAAAAATGGCTGCAGTTGCTGGTGCCACGGATCCGCACAGGCGGTTGACGGCACGCTGGTGACGGCGATGGCTAGTAGCAAGGCTGTTTTCATCCCGCGATTGTACCGTTCCGCCGGATGACACTCCAGAGCCGATCAGGTCTCACGCAGTGCGACAACGACAATCAGCGTCTGCAAACACTTCTCAAAAGCAACACGTTTCGCTATAGAAATGCTTCCCGCCGGTCACGGCGTAAACTGGCTGCGACCCAATGCTCACCACGTCTCCAAGGACTGCAGAAAAGATGGCCACCGACGAATTACCGGAGAAACAAGAACGCCGTTCGCTACTGACGGAAATGCGAACCGCCGAAGATTGGTGGGCCATCTGGTGCGGAGCTTTGTTACTTCTGATTGCCTTCGCTGTCGTCTGGGTAAATCGCCCGGATAATATTGCTGAAACTCTTGCGGCCAACGAAGAAATCAAGATTTCGAACCCGCTGAAACCGTGGCTGGCCAAGCCAGGTTCGTGGACCGATTCGCCTCTGCATGCCTTTTCGAAGCCAGCGGTCGACGATGCACCGGCGACGCACACCTGGCTAGGAATTCTCGGTGTGTTCGCCGTCATCGCAGTGTTGTTCGGCCTGGCGATGCAGATTCGCAGCAGGTCGGGCGCGGCCTTTTTGAAGGCGTTCCCATTCATTTTTCTGCTCGCGACACTCGCCTACACAATGGCTGGGCACAGTGTGGTGAAGGCCTACAACCTGGAATACGCCTTGTGGGCTCTGCTGGTCGGACTCATTATCAGCAACACGGTCGGCACGCCGAACAGCTTGAAGGCGGGAGTGCTGACCGAATTTTACATTAAGACGGGGCTCGTGCTTCTGGGCGCAGAGGTCCTGATGTCTCGGTTGATGGCACTTGGATTGCCCGGCATCTTCGTGGCGTGGGTTGTGACGCCGATTGTTCTCATCAGCACCTACATTTTCGGGCAGAAGGTCCTGAAGATCGAATCGCGATCGTTGAACATGGTGATCTCAGCCGACATGTCTGTTTGCGGTGTGTCAGCCGCCATTGCGACGGCGGCTGCGTGCAAGGCTAAGAAAGAAGAATTGTCACTCTCGATCGGCATGTCGCTCACTTTTACAGTGATCATGATGATCGTCATGCCGATGGTCATCACGGCCACCGGAATGGACGA
This DNA window, taken from Fuerstiella marisgermanici, encodes the following:
- a CDS encoding DUF1552 domain-containing protein — protein: MPSLTRRTLLQASGVAVSLPLLEATQPAAFSDTATSRRRMVAVNVGLGLHGPNIVPQQAGRDYELPTYLQVLKEHRDNFTFISGSSHPEVGGGHASGKSFLTAAKHPNSAGFQNSISLDQYAADRLGAETRFRSLSLTSSGPGLSWSRSGVEIPATSFPSRVFKQLFLEGKPSEKAHQVQRLKDGQSVLDVVMDKANRMQQKLSGRDRDKIDQYFNAVREAEQRLVKAEAWEHRPKPKVDVAAPRDEPDRTKMIERADLIYDMMHLALETDSTRFITFYDTGMNAVPTIPGVDTDYHMLSHHGKDPTKIEQLTIVETEMIKSLGRFLSKLTASQEGGSTLLDSTMVLFGSNLGNASSHDTKNMPILLAGGGFRHGQHLQFDSDNNYPLPKLYVSMLQRLGIETDEFADAAGTMDGLEMA
- a CDS encoding DUF1592 domain-containing protein — encoded protein: MKTALLLAIAVTSVPSTACADPWHQQLQPFFTAHCLDCHGDSDGDGELDLSALKTELSDAEATRRWTLIHDRIANGEMPPKGQLRPKPAEVKNTLNILSDALTMAHRRQNDVVFRRLNRIEYENTVRDLFGIFVVVNQTLPQDTSTSGFDNVGEGLAVSAEAAQAYLEAADIVLDAVFGPSKKPKYIQHKTNLATQSTHDGKLFNAKQIGKMFRRTDKGLVIFQSNYCPTNLVNFARERPPAGTYRGTLQVRAIQSDKPVTLRIYGGDTIVGRREKHVVGYYDVPPEWTTIQFTDRLVEDNGTFQPKCYGTRDTRKDADTYPEPGLEIGDITIEGPLEEWPPPSRAALFGDVDPEIATLDDAKQILNRITPKAFRRPVSAEEMTPYFDLVESALAADRSFEGALRLALKAILCSPEFLFLDEPATEQISQHAIASRLSYFLWSSLPDDELLALADAGSLNDAEVLQQQVERLLKDDRSKAFTENFVGQWLDLRDINFTSPDANLYPEFDELLQISMIEETRLFFNEVLHQNLSLMNFVDSDFTFLNERLAKHYNIPGIHGHTIYRKVDLPEDSVRGGVLTQASVLKVTANGTNTSPVTRGMWVLENIMGQHVSPPPSNVGSVEPDIRGATTLREQLAKHRNVESCAACHNKIDPAGFALENFDVIGGYRDRYRTLGEGERPSFGQDPNTFAWVRYRIGRPVDATGQTPDGTAFRNIRELKQILLQDQESIARGLTEKLITYALGRRVGFSDRLVIEQIVKNIAAQNYGFRTLVHEVVQSDLLQRP
- a CDS encoding YeiH family protein, whose protein sequence is MATDELPEKQERRSLLTEMRTAEDWWAIWCGALLLLIAFAVVWVNRPDNIAETLAANEEIKISNPLKPWLAKPGSWTDSPLHAFSKPAVDDAPATHTWLGILGVFAVIAVLFGLAMQIRSRSGAAFLKAFPFIFLLATLAYTMAGHSVVKAYNLEYALWALLVGLIISNTVGTPNSLKAGVLTEFYIKTGLVLLGAEVLMSRLMALGLPGIFVAWVVTPIVLISTYIFGQKVLKIESRSLNMVISADMSVCGVSAAIATAAACKAKKEELSLSIGMSLTFTVIMMIVMPMVITATGMDEVLGGAWMGGTIDSTGAVAAAGAALGERAMEVAATVKMIQNILIGVTAFCVAVYWTTKVEADESGAKPSLMEIWYRFPKFVLGFVVASILFSILHSTMAAGPEIVDSVIKGSTKTFRGWFFCLAFVSIGLDTNFRELLPHLKGGKPLILYVCGQSLNLCLTLFMAWLMFHVVFKDMVQELVK